In a single window of the Scophthalmus maximus strain ysfricsl-2021 chromosome 18, ASM2237912v1, whole genome shotgun sequence genome:
- the LOC118290692 gene encoding heparan sulfate glucosamine 3-O-sulfotransferase 5 codes for MLFKQQALLRQKLFVLGSLAIGSVLYLVARVGTLDRLQPICPIESRLPPPEPEQIPIRTLQYKRGLLHELRKGNATKEQIRLHNLVQQLPRAIIIGVRKGGTRALLEMLNLHPAVVKASQEIHFFDNDQNYARGIDWYRGKMPFSFPHQITIEKSPAYFITEVVPERIFKMNSSIKLLIIVREPTTRAVSDYTQVLEGKERKNKTYHKFEKLAIDTNTCEVNTKYKAVRTSIYTKHLERWLKYFPVEQFHIVDGDRLITDPLTELQLVERFLNLPSRISQYNLYFNATRGFYCLRFNIVFNKCLAGSKGRIHPEVDPSVVTKLQRFFHPFNQKFYQIIGRTFNWP; via the exons ATGCTATTCAAACAGCAGGCATTGCTGAGACAAAAGCTCTTCGTTCTGGGCAGCCTTGCTATTGGAAGTGTCCTTTATCTGGTGGCCAGGGTCGGGACCTTGGATAG gcTACAGCCCATTTGCCCCATTGAAAGCAGGCTGCCCCCTCCTGAGCCAGAGCAAATCCCTATCCGCACCCTGCAGTATAAGCGTGGCCTGCTCCATGAATTGCGTAAGGGCAATGCCACCAAAGAACAAATCCGCCTGCACAACCTGGTCCAGCAGCTGCCTCGGGCCATCATCATTGGGGTGCGCAAGGGAGGCACCCGTGCCCTGCTGGAGATGCTCAACCTTCATCCAGCGGTGGTCAAGGCTTCACAGGAGATTCACTTTTTCGACAATGACCAAAACTACGCCCGTGGAATCGACTGGTACAGAGGGAAAATGCCCTTCTCCTTTCCCCATCAGATCACCATTGAGAAGAGCCCTGCCTACTTCATCACTGAGGTGGTCCCTGAACGCATCTTCAAGATGAACTCCTCTATCAAGCTGCTGATCATCGTCCGCGAGCCCACTACCAGAGCAGTGTCTGACTACACGCAAGTTCTGGAGGGGAAGGAGCGCAAAAACAAGACCTACCACAAGTTTGAGAAGCTGGCCATAGACACCAACACCTGTGAGGTGAACACAAAGTACAAAGCTGTCCGGACAAGCATCTACACCAAACATCTGGAGCGCTGGCTCAAATACTTTCCTGTGGAGCAGTTCCACATCGTGGATGGGGATCGACTTATTACAGACCCGCTGACGGAGCTGCAGCTCGTTGAACGCTTCCTCAACCTACCCTCAAGGATTAGCCAATATAATCTGTACTTCAACGCTACCAGGGGATTTTACTGTCTGCGATTCAACATTGTCTTCAACAAGTGCCTGGCAGGCAGCAAGGGCCGCATCCATCCAGAGGTGGACCCGTCAGTGGTGACTAAACTGCAGAGGTTCTTTCACCCATTCAATCAGAAGTTTTACCAGATCATTGGTAGAACATTCAACTGGCCATGA